The window TGCCAGCAACGGCAGGAATACGATGGCGTAGATCACCAGATGATCACCCCTTCATCCGGTTGACGTCTTCGACCGAGATCGTACCCCGGCCACGGAAATAGATGACCAGGATCGCCAGCCCGATCGCTGCCTCGCCAGCGGCGACGGTCAGCACGAACATGGCAAACACCTGTCCCACCAGATCGCCCAGAAAGGCGGAAAAGGCGACCAGGTTGAGGTTCACCGCAAGCAGGATCAATTCGATCGCCATCAGGATGACGATCAGGTTCTTGCGGTTGACGAAGATGCCCAGCACGCCAAGCGTGAACAGGATCGCCGATACGACGAGATAGTGCGTCAGGCCGATCACAGTTGAACCCCCTGCCCCACGGGCTGATTGACCAGGCGCGTTGCGTCCTTCTGACGCCGGGCGACCTGCGCTGCCA of the Sphingomonas sp. BGYR3 genome contains:
- the nuoK gene encoding NADH-quinone oxidoreductase subunit NuoK; protein product: MIGLTHYLVVSAILFTLGVLGIFVNRKNLIVILMAIELILLAVNLNLVAFSAFLGDLVGQVFAMFVLTVAAGEAAIGLAILVIYFRGRGTISVEDVNRMKG